Proteins encoded by one window of Dyella humicola:
- a CDS encoding LysR family transcriptional regulator: protein MDLNLIGIFVEIVEARSLSAAARKLGMTRANISHRLKLLERETGAQLLRRSTRSIELTQAGRTLYDCGQRMLDELSMARASIDSLGKTLSGRVRISVPTGFGRMFVSAKLLEFARIYPGITLNVMFNNRIQDLISAEVDVALRITAKPPLDCVARHICSIVWNVYASADYLEQHGPIEHPADLERQTLVAWPLSGKHVTMTLTNRQNNADIHTIVMAPSLHSTDYPFLAEAVCQGMGIGVLPAYVPHALMNRGLVPILPQYRVAAPETSLYILTLPNRYPSPSTQALIDYLRDEILSIAQTWA from the coding sequence GTGGACTTGAACCTTATCGGCATCTTCGTAGAGATCGTCGAAGCGCGCAGCCTCAGCGCCGCTGCGCGCAAGCTCGGCATGACGCGTGCCAATATCAGCCACCGACTGAAGCTGCTGGAACGCGAGACCGGTGCACAACTGCTGCGTCGCTCAACGCGAAGCATCGAACTCACGCAGGCCGGTCGCACGCTGTATGACTGCGGTCAACGCATGCTGGATGAGCTGAGCATGGCGCGCGCTTCCATCGACAGCCTTGGGAAGACGCTTAGCGGGCGAGTAAGGATCAGCGTGCCGACCGGCTTCGGCAGAATGTTCGTAAGTGCGAAGCTGCTGGAATTCGCGCGCATCTATCCGGGCATTACCCTCAATGTCATGTTCAACAATCGCATCCAGGATCTCATCAGCGCAGAAGTTGATGTAGCGCTGCGAATCACGGCGAAGCCTCCGCTTGATTGCGTGGCACGGCATATATGCTCCATCGTTTGGAATGTGTACGCCTCGGCCGACTATCTAGAGCAGCACGGACCGATCGAACATCCCGCCGACCTGGAAAGACAGACGCTGGTCGCATGGCCACTCTCCGGCAAGCACGTCACGATGACGCTGACGAACCGGCAAAACAATGCCGATATTCACACGATTGTGATGGCGCCTTCGCTGCACTCAACGGACTACCCTTTCCTGGCGGAAGCCGTGTGTCAGGGCATGGGGATCGGCGTGTTGCCTGCCTATGTACCGCATGCGCTGATGAACCGCGGGCTGGTCCCCATCCTTCCGCAATACCGTGTCGCGGCACCGGAGACCTCGCTGTATATCCTCACGCTTCCCAACCGCTATCCATCGCCATCGACGCAAGCCCTGATCGACTACCTTCGCGACGAAATCCTGTCTATCGCGCAGACGTGGGCTTGA
- a CDS encoding alpha-keto acid decarboxylase family protein gives MASNQNTINLTQRMKIGDFLLRRLEEAGIRHLFGLPGDYNLTLLQQLYDAGKLTWVGTTGELTASYAADGYARLNGLGALLVTNGVGALSALNGVAGSCAEHVPVICISGSIPLRSIDRGLGMHHTMADGDFDHFLHAYSHVTAAQARITPRNAVAEIDRLILTAWREKLPVYMEFPSDIAYLDIEVPTTPLVLADPPSDPERLRSCIAALAEQLSAAKSPAILVDADADRFGVAATLMKLAEKMQAPVAVINAAKGVIDESFAQYVGIYGGKASEPGVRETIENSDCLLAVGYRPIEVTTGDFTASLPANTIHARGHSIDVGDDNYQAVTLKEVLHGVIDTVPQVNKRTPRAVAAAAPSTHADHSAKLTQAIYWQAIQGYLRPGDVLYVDNGTSFSLLGLKLPPNCTFIGSINWGSIGYSVGALLGALTAAPGRRHLLLIGDGSFQVTAQELSTILRHNHKPVISLINNGGYTIERGYIGKTEAYNDIANWSYAELPKVLRPDTTARSFVVKTGGDLQKALSAPNDRLIFIESMMDSCDAPAPILRSSNLGAELDYGPTGPQHREGLQLRPSTMETRM, from the coding sequence ATGGCAAGCAACCAAAATACCATCAACCTTACACAACGAATGAAGATCGGCGACTTCCTTCTGCGCCGTCTCGAAGAAGCCGGCATCCGGCACCTGTTCGGGCTTCCCGGCGACTACAACCTCACGCTGCTGCAACAGCTATACGACGCCGGCAAGCTGACATGGGTCGGCACCACCGGTGAGCTCACCGCCTCCTATGCAGCGGATGGCTATGCCCGGTTGAATGGACTTGGTGCGCTGCTCGTCACGAACGGGGTTGGCGCGCTGAGCGCGCTCAACGGCGTCGCCGGCTCCTGTGCAGAGCACGTCCCGGTTATCTGCATCAGCGGCTCGATACCGCTCAGGTCCATTGACCGCGGGCTCGGCATGCACCACACCATGGCCGATGGTGATTTTGATCACTTCCTACATGCGTACTCGCATGTAACGGCGGCGCAGGCCAGGATCACCCCACGCAATGCGGTCGCCGAGATCGATCGATTGATTCTCACCGCGTGGCGCGAAAAGCTTCCGGTGTACATGGAGTTCCCATCGGACATTGCTTATCTCGACATCGAAGTTCCCACGACGCCGCTCGTTCTGGCGGATCCGCCCAGCGATCCCGAGCGGCTGCGTTCGTGCATCGCCGCCCTTGCCGAACAGCTGTCCGCCGCGAAGTCACCCGCGATCCTGGTGGATGCGGATGCCGACCGTTTCGGCGTCGCCGCCACGCTCATGAAGTTGGCTGAAAAAATGCAGGCTCCAGTGGCTGTGATCAACGCAGCCAAGGGCGTTATCGACGAGTCATTTGCCCAGTACGTTGGCATCTACGGTGGCAAGGCGAGCGAGCCAGGTGTGCGCGAGACGATCGAGAACAGCGACTGCCTGCTTGCTGTCGGCTATCGACCGATCGAAGTGACGACCGGGGATTTCACGGCCTCGCTGCCCGCGAACACGATCCACGCTCGTGGACATTCGATCGACGTCGGCGACGACAACTATCAGGCGGTGACGCTCAAGGAAGTTCTCCACGGCGTCATAGACACGGTCCCGCAGGTCAACAAGCGCACTCCGCGCGCTGTTGCGGCAGCGGCGCCAAGCACGCATGCCGACCATTCCGCCAAGCTGACTCAAGCCATCTATTGGCAGGCCATTCAGGGATACCTGCGCCCTGGTGATGTTCTGTACGTCGACAACGGCACGTCATTTTCCCTGCTTGGCCTGAAACTCCCGCCGAATTGCACTTTCATTGGGTCGATCAATTGGGGATCGATCGGTTATTCGGTAGGGGCCCTGCTTGGCGCACTGACAGCGGCGCCAGGTCGTCGCCACCTGCTGTTAATTGGCGACGGTTCATTCCAGGTCACGGCGCAGGAGCTATCGACGATTCTGCGGCACAACCACAAGCCGGTGATCTCGCTGATCAACAACGGCGGATACACGATCGAACGCGGCTATATAGGCAAGACCGAGGCCTACAATGACATCGCCAACTGGTCCTATGCCGAACTGCCGAAAGTGCTTCGCCCTGACACCACGGCGCGATCGTTTGTGGTGAAGACTGGCGGGGACCTGCAAAAGGCCCTCAGCGCCCCAAACGACAGGCTGATCTTCATCGAATCGATGATGGACTCCTGCGACGCTCCCGCGCCTATCTTGAGGAGCAGCAACCTGGGTGCCGAGCTCGACTACGGGCCTACCGGCCCGCAACACCGCGAAGGCCTGCAGCTCCGACCCTCCACAATGGAGACAAGAATGTGA
- a CDS encoding winged helix-turn-helix transcriptional regulator, which yields MRRKSFEQANCPVARSLDAVGDWWSLLIVRDALSGVRRFGDFQQSLGLARNILTQRLRRLVELGILESVPAADGSAYREYALTPKGEGLLTVIIALRQWGSESCFSPGETMERLVDTKTGKPLARLEVRSQDGRRLKAADLRLRDVVANGAASLAADE from the coding sequence ATGCGACGGAAAAGCTTTGAGCAAGCCAATTGCCCGGTTGCCCGCAGCCTGGATGCAGTCGGGGACTGGTGGTCGCTACTGATCGTGCGCGACGCCCTTTCGGGCGTCCGCCGCTTTGGCGATTTTCAGCAGAGCCTGGGCCTGGCCAGGAACATCCTCACGCAGCGCCTACGCCGACTGGTGGAATTGGGCATTCTGGAAAGCGTCCCAGCGGCCGATGGCAGCGCTTATCGCGAATACGCGCTGACGCCGAAAGGCGAAGGTTTGCTCACAGTGATCATCGCCCTGCGCCAGTGGGGCTCCGAGTCATGCTTCTCACCTGGCGAAACCATGGAGAGGTTGGTCGACACCAAAACGGGGAAGCCCTTGGCGCGTCTGGAGGTTCGCTCCCAAGATGGCCGACGACTTAAGGCTGCAGACTTGCGGCTTCGAGACGTTGTCGCCAATGGCGCCGCCAGCTTGGCTGCGGATGAGTGA
- a CDS encoding quinone oxidoreductase family protein, whose amino-acid sequence MKAIQYQAYGSYDENRLVEVDRPQPKDGEVLVQMRTAGINPLDNTFRSGHIYLSTPENLPRIGGQSGAGIVVETLNADFKVGDRVFVRGAGAGLVADGTWREYVAAPGAGLAHVPAKLDDQHAAAFLAGAGYLTGYLALTELAHFKPGQSVLAPAIGSAVGMETIQIARRLGASLVISTASTTEKAERARADGYEHVIDLSMESLKDGVMRITGGKGVDVVVDGVSGKLTGQALASLAFGGTIVVAGYAGGREADINVTDIIWKAATIRGFTFRLFAAETVAAANRAILQYLQEGALKPTIGKVFPLAHAAEAVRYLIEDRPYGRVIMEI is encoded by the coding sequence GTGAAAGCCATCCAATATCAAGCGTACGGTAGCTATGACGAAAACCGCCTGGTCGAGGTGGATCGACCACAACCCAAGGACGGTGAGGTGCTGGTGCAGATGCGCACCGCGGGAATCAATCCACTCGATAACACGTTTCGCTCGGGCCACATTTACCTGTCCACGCCAGAAAACCTGCCTCGTATCGGCGGTCAGTCAGGCGCGGGCATCGTGGTAGAGACGTTGAATGCCGATTTCAAAGTGGGTGATCGCGTGTTCGTCAGAGGAGCGGGCGCAGGCCTGGTTGCCGACGGCACGTGGCGAGAATACGTAGCGGCACCAGGAGCCGGGTTGGCCCATGTGCCTGCGAAATTGGATGACCAGCATGCTGCCGCCTTTCTGGCAGGCGCGGGTTATCTGACCGGCTACCTGGCGCTGACGGAGCTTGCGCATTTCAAGCCGGGCCAGTCCGTGCTTGCTCCGGCGATTGGCAGCGCGGTTGGCATGGAAACCATTCAGATTGCGCGACGCCTCGGCGCGTCGCTGGTGATCTCGACGGCCAGTACAACGGAGAAGGCCGAGCGTGCTCGCGCGGATGGCTACGAGCATGTCATCGATCTTTCCATGGAAAGTTTGAAAGACGGCGTCATGCGCATCACCGGCGGAAAAGGCGTCGATGTCGTGGTTGATGGTGTGAGCGGAAAGCTGACCGGCCAGGCGCTTGCCTCGCTTGCGTTCGGCGGCACGATTGTCGTGGCCGGTTACGCTGGCGGCAGAGAGGCGGACATCAACGTCACCGACATCATTTGGAAAGCCGCAACAATCCGAGGGTTCACATTTAGATTGTTTGCGGCGGAAACAGTTGCTGCGGCGAACCGGGCCATTCTCCAATACCTGCAAGAAGGCGCATTGAAGCCGACAATCGGCAAGGTCTTCCCGCTAGCACACGCCGCCGAGGCGGTGCGGTATCTGATCGAAGACCGTCCTTATGGGCGAGTCATCATGGAAATTTAG
- a CDS encoding SDR family oxidoreductase, with protein MNIKGSIALVTGANRGLGLAFTKALLAGGASKVYATARDPSAITVPGVVPIKLDVTDPADVAAVADRLGDVNLLFNNAGAAVRAPLLGSRAEEELRMLLDVNLFGVLLTTRAFAPVLARNGGGAVVNMLSALSWITQPGTGAYAATKAAAWALTNGLRIELKAQKTQVTGVHVGLIDTDMAAGSPVELARVSPQFVAETVLQGIEAGQEEVLVDGTAKAVKAGFNADVPLYVAVSSAR; from the coding sequence ATGAACATCAAAGGCAGCATTGCCCTGGTGACCGGGGCCAATCGTGGCCTCGGCCTGGCATTCACTAAAGCCCTTCTGGCAGGCGGCGCGAGCAAGGTTTACGCAACAGCTCGGGACCCATCGGCGATCACGGTACCAGGCGTAGTACCAATCAAGCTTGACGTCACCGATCCCGCCGACGTGGCCGCTGTGGCTGACCGCCTCGGTGATGTAAACCTTCTCTTCAATAATGCGGGTGCGGCGGTGCGTGCGCCGTTGCTTGGGTCGCGTGCGGAAGAAGAGCTGCGCATGCTTCTCGACGTGAACTTGTTTGGCGTGCTTCTCACGACCCGGGCGTTTGCTCCGGTTCTGGCCAGGAACGGCGGTGGTGCCGTCGTCAACATGTTGTCTGCATTGAGCTGGATTACTCAGCCAGGCACTGGCGCCTACGCCGCAACAAAGGCCGCGGCATGGGCACTTACCAACGGACTGCGTATCGAACTGAAAGCACAGAAGACGCAGGTGACGGGTGTGCACGTCGGTTTGATTGATACGGACATGGCCGCGGGCTCCCCAGTGGAATTGGCGCGGGTCAGTCCACAATTCGTTGCTGAGACCGTGCTGCAGGGCATTGAGGCTGGCCAGGAAGAGGTGCTCGTCGACGGCACGGCCAAGGCTGTCAAGGCGGGCTTCAATGCCGACGTGCCGCTGTACGTGGCAGTGAGCTCTGCCAGGTAG
- a CDS encoding alpha/beta hydrolase — translation MFRKEEVRFPAEGGIELSAWLFVPGNRIGSLPAVTMAHGYGGTKYHGIEPMAEALADAGFVVLLHDHRGFGDSGGVPRQDINPWVQITDWRRAISYLQDRPEVDENRVGLWGTSFAGGHAIVLGATDRRLKAVVSQVPTIDGYAAGLRRVTPDAVADLEAKFAADERAQLRGEPPATQLIVSEDLTKLASYKAADVVSFYLRPVPEGVWENKVTVRSTRWARMYSPGDFVDRVSPTPLLMLVAEHDHTAATDLALKAYQRALEPKRLVITKGGHFDPYLGEFDTASREAIDWFKAHL, via the coding sequence ATGTTCCGTAAAGAAGAAGTCCGCTTTCCCGCCGAGGGAGGCATTGAACTGTCAGCTTGGCTTTTTGTTCCAGGGAACCGTATTGGTTCGCTGCCCGCCGTCACCATGGCTCATGGCTACGGTGGAACGAAATACCACGGTATCGAGCCGATGGCGGAAGCTCTCGCAGACGCCGGCTTCGTCGTACTTCTCCATGACCATCGTGGTTTTGGTGACAGCGGCGGCGTGCCGAGGCAGGACATCAACCCATGGGTGCAGATTACGGATTGGCGTCGCGCCATTTCCTATCTGCAAGACCGGCCTGAAGTGGACGAGAACCGCGTGGGTCTCTGGGGTACGAGCTTCGCTGGAGGCCATGCCATCGTCCTCGGCGCGACCGATCGACGCTTGAAGGCGGTGGTCTCCCAGGTTCCCACCATCGACGGTTACGCCGCTGGTCTCCGTCGCGTAACGCCCGACGCAGTCGCCGATCTGGAGGCTAAATTCGCAGCCGATGAACGCGCTCAGCTGCGGGGCGAGCCGCCCGCCACCCAACTGATCGTCAGCGAAGACCTCACCAAGCTTGCGTCGTACAAGGCAGCCGACGTTGTGAGCTTCTATCTCCGTCCCGTACCGGAGGGAGTGTGGGAGAACAAAGTCACCGTGCGCTCCACGCGGTGGGCGCGTATGTACTCCCCAGGCGACTTCGTCGATCGAGTATCCCCGACGCCGCTACTCATGCTCGTGGCCGAGCACGACCATACGGCTGCAACGGATCTTGCCCTCAAGGCTTACCAACGCGCACTCGAACCGAAACGGCTGGTCATCACTAAGGGCGGTCACTTTGACCCCTACCTGGGTGAATTCGACACTGCATCTCGCGAGGCCATTGACTGGTTCAAGGCCCACCTCTGA
- a CDS encoding enoyl-CoA hydratase/isomerase family protein, whose product MQFETLTVRGEGAVLFVRIAAPPMNLLGPALVRDLVSLIRKAEANSAYKVIVFKSDDPDYFISHVDVMRVKEYREEAAKLTGEASIALLFRHLSASRLVTIAQIDGRVRGAGSEFILACDMRFAAHESAIFSQMEAAFGLIPGGGGAQHLTRLLGRARALEVMLSAEDYDADTAERYGWINRALPIELLDDFVRVLAKRIASFPATGHAVVKERVNAIALAPVEDFRHDSDLFAEGVRTPEAIGRIQAAIHSGFQTRFAELELADLLGQLPNK is encoded by the coding sequence ATGCAGTTTGAAACACTCACCGTGCGCGGTGAAGGGGCGGTTTTGTTCGTGAGAATCGCCGCACCCCCGATGAACCTGTTAGGTCCGGCACTGGTCCGTGACCTGGTTTCGCTCATCAGGAAAGCAGAGGCCAACAGCGCCTACAAAGTGATCGTGTTCAAGAGCGACGACCCGGACTACTTCATTTCGCACGTCGATGTCATGCGCGTTAAGGAGTACCGAGAAGAGGCGGCGAAGCTCACCGGGGAAGCCTCTATCGCACTTCTCTTTCGCCACCTCAGCGCCAGTCGGCTTGTCACGATCGCTCAAATTGATGGACGCGTTCGCGGTGCCGGAAGTGAATTCATACTCGCCTGCGACATGCGTTTTGCCGCGCACGAGTCGGCGATCTTTAGCCAGATGGAGGCTGCCTTTGGCCTCATTCCCGGCGGCGGTGGCGCCCAGCATCTCACCCGGCTCTTGGGGCGCGCGCGCGCCTTGGAGGTGATGCTTAGCGCGGAAGATTACGACGCTGATACCGCTGAAAGGTACGGATGGATCAATCGTGCGCTGCCGATAGAACTCCTCGACGATTTTGTCCGTGTATTGGCCAAACGTATCGCAAGCTTTCCCGCGACCGGGCACGCCGTTGTCAAAGAGCGCGTGAATGCCATTGCCCTCGCTCCTGTTGAGGACTTCCGACACGACTCTGACCTGTTCGCCGAGGGTGTCCGCACTCCCGAAGCTATCGGCCGAATCCAGGCCGCCATTCACAGCGGATTCCAAACGCGATTTGCGGAACTCGAGCTGGCCGATCTCCTAGGCCAGCTGCCTAACAAGTAA
- a CDS encoding cupin domain-containing protein has translation MSAVRNTAILWVLACAAAIQSAHAQPVGVQRTDLQRHDLSLPGWETVQARVDIDPGKVAPSHRHPGEEIIYVLEGTLEYRLQGQPPRTLGQGDVLFVPAGVIHSAKNIGSRNAAELGTYVVPKGKPLVEVVADGASP, from the coding sequence ATGAGCGCTGTTCGAAACACGGCGATCCTATGGGTGCTTGCGTGCGCCGCCGCCATTCAATCCGCGCATGCACAGCCGGTAGGTGTTCAACGGACCGATCTGCAGCGCCACGACCTTAGCCTCCCTGGATGGGAAACGGTGCAAGCTCGTGTCGACATCGATCCCGGCAAGGTTGCGCCCAGCCACCGGCACCCCGGCGAAGAGATCATCTACGTGCTCGAGGGTACGCTGGAGTATCGGCTTCAAGGACAGCCACCCAGGACGCTCGGTCAGGGCGATGTGCTGTTCGTGCCGGCAGGCGTCATCCACAGTGCAAAGAATATTGGATCGCGCAACGCAGCGGAGCTCGGCACCTATGTGGTGCCTAAGGGCAAGCCCCTCGTAGAAGTCGTTGCTGATGGCGCTAGCCCTTAG
- a CDS encoding epoxide hydrolase family protein → MKLKYAATAIALALSFSTVTSAARGGNDDASSTSPVAAGSHTVAEAIRPFRMHVSAEQLADLRKRLEETRWPDKETVSDRSQGAQLEKLQALVKYWGTNYDWRKAEARLNALPQFVTNIDGVDIHFIWVRSKSPKALPLLITHGWPGSVFEFTKVIGPLTDPTAFGGKDADAFDLVIPSIPGYGLSGKPTDTGWGPERIAHVWAELMSRLGYSRYVAQGGDWGALITTAMAREAPKGLLGIHLNLPASIPPEVAAALATGGPAPAGLSDKERATFDAVAAYSKQGATSYITMLGTRPQTIGYGVTDSPAFMAAFMLGHPGFVHWDYGNDPKQTPSKDEVLDDFTLYWLTDSAASAGRLYWENKGRSPLFSAAQKTTEITLPVAVSVFQEDAYRPPESWTRRAYPHLIYFHEAEKGGHFAAWEQPQLFAKEVRAGFRPLREQVSEKQP, encoded by the coding sequence ATGAAACTGAAGTACGCGGCTACTGCCATCGCCCTGGCACTGTCGTTCTCAACCGTCACAAGCGCCGCGCGCGGTGGTAATGACGACGCCTCATCCACGTCCCCGGTGGCCGCTGGTTCGCATACCGTCGCCGAGGCCATTCGCCCCTTCCGCATGCACGTCTCGGCCGAGCAGCTCGCAGACCTTCGCAAACGCCTGGAGGAGACCCGCTGGCCGGATAAGGAAACGGTCAGCGATCGTTCCCAGGGGGCGCAGCTCGAAAAGCTCCAGGCACTCGTTAAGTACTGGGGGACGAACTACGACTGGCGCAAGGCGGAAGCTCGTCTCAATGCGCTACCGCAGTTCGTAACAAACATCGATGGCGTGGATATCCACTTCATCTGGGTGCGCTCCAAGAGCCCGAAGGCACTTCCGTTGCTCATCACGCATGGTTGGCCAGGCTCAGTGTTTGAGTTTACGAAGGTCATCGGACCGTTGACGGACCCGACGGCTTTCGGTGGCAAAGATGCGGACGCGTTCGACCTGGTGATTCCGTCCATTCCCGGCTATGGACTGTCGGGCAAGCCGACCGACACGGGTTGGGGTCCGGAACGCATCGCGCATGTGTGGGCAGAGCTGATGAGCCGCCTTGGCTATAGCCGCTACGTTGCCCAGGGCGGAGACTGGGGCGCCTTGATTACGACCGCCATGGCGCGTGAGGCACCCAAGGGTCTTCTGGGCATCCATCTCAACCTGCCCGCGTCGATTCCGCCAGAAGTGGCTGCTGCCCTGGCCACCGGTGGACCTGCGCCCGCTGGCCTTTCCGATAAGGAGCGCGCCACGTTTGACGCAGTCGCGGCTTACAGCAAGCAGGGCGCCACGTCATACATCACCATGCTGGGAACTCGTCCTCAAACGATCGGTTACGGCGTTACGGATTCCCCCGCTTTCATGGCCGCCTTCATGCTCGGGCATCCCGGCTTCGTGCATTGGGACTATGGCAATGACCCCAAGCAGACTCCATCCAAGGATGAGGTCCTGGACGATTTCACGCTCTATTGGTTGACGGATAGTGCTGCGTCAGCGGGTCGGCTTTATTGGGAAAACAAGGGCCGCAGCCCACTGTTCTCAGCCGCACAGAAGACAACCGAGATCACATTGCCAGTGGCAGTCAGCGTGTTCCAGGAGGACGCCTATCGCCCACCGGAATCGTGGACCCGGCGCGCCTACCCGCATTTGATCTACTTCCATGAGGCCGAAAAGGGCGGCCACTTCGCGGCATGGGAGCAACCGCAGCTGTTTGCCAAAGAAGTTCGCGCCGGCTTCCGCCCTCTTCGTGAGCAAGTGAGCGAGAAGCAACCATGA
- a CDS encoding isochorismatase family cysteine hydrolase has translation MPHLTYPSNRTAYLLVDPYNDFLSHGGKVWPRLEPVANDINLLEHLVALDRAMRAHGIPIFFVPHRRWEAGDYEDWAHPTPSQRSVMRGHHFARGEWGGDWYPELAPKEGDVVVAEHWGSSGFANTDLDLRLKQRGITHVIFAGLLANTCIECSARFASELGYHVTLVRDATAALSPELMHAAHELNGPTYAHAILTTEQLIASLP, from the coding sequence ATGCCACACCTCACCTACCCCTCAAATCGAACGGCCTATCTGCTGGTCGACCCATACAACGACTTTCTATCCCACGGCGGAAAGGTCTGGCCGCGCCTTGAGCCGGTCGCCAACGACATTAACCTCCTTGAACACCTGGTGGCCTTAGACCGCGCCATGCGGGCACATGGAATCCCGATCTTTTTCGTGCCCCACCGCCGCTGGGAGGCGGGCGACTACGAAGATTGGGCTCACCCGACACCCAGTCAACGCTCCGTGATGCGCGGACATCACTTTGCGCGCGGGGAATGGGGCGGCGACTGGTATCCAGAACTCGCGCCGAAGGAAGGCGACGTCGTAGTAGCCGAGCATTGGGGTTCCAGCGGGTTCGCCAACACCGACCTCGACCTTCGCCTCAAACAGCGTGGGATCACACACGTCATTTTCGCGGGTCTGCTGGCCAACACATGCATCGAATGCTCCGCTCGATTCGCTTCTGAGCTCGGCTACCACGTCACGCTGGTGCGTGATGCCACCGCCGCGCTATCTCCCGAACTTATGCACGCGGCGCACGAACTGAATGGCCCGACGTACGCACACGCCATTCTCACCACCGAGCAACTCATCGCGTCACTCCCCTGA
- a CDS encoding LysR family transcriptional regulator, translated as MDRFDGITTLLAAVDAGSLSAASRQLRIPLPTVSRRVADLEEQLKVRLLLRGHRSLTLTEAGRSYVASCRRIMEDLAEAERTAIGEYHTPRGELVFSVPLVMGLAQGLPVAAEFLRAYPDIRMRVQLVDRIVNLLEEHVDVALRVGVLPDSSLVATRVGMIKRVLCASPEYLKEHGKPTSPEELSSHHCVGYETITAGTNWDFHHEGRMQTVAISPRIIVNSIEGAVVAATAGVGIARVLSYQIEKLVAAGALVQLLEAHDPPAMPVSLIYPEQRQVPLKLRAFLDFAIPRLRSRLSHAT; from the coding sequence ATGGACCGATTCGACGGCATAACCACTCTCTTGGCCGCGGTCGACGCAGGAAGCCTCTCAGCGGCAAGCCGACAGTTACGGATTCCATTGCCAACCGTCAGTCGGCGGGTCGCCGATCTCGAAGAGCAATTGAAGGTGCGACTGCTCTTGCGGGGTCATCGAAGCCTCACGCTAACGGAAGCAGGGCGCTCGTACGTTGCCTCATGTCGCCGCATCATGGAGGACTTGGCCGAAGCAGAACGCACGGCCATTGGTGAGTACCACACCCCACGAGGAGAGTTGGTCTTCAGCGTCCCGCTTGTAATGGGGCTGGCCCAAGGCCTCCCTGTCGCTGCGGAGTTTCTGCGGGCCTACCCGGACATTCGCATGCGGGTGCAGCTCGTCGATCGAATCGTGAATTTGCTTGAAGAGCACGTGGATGTCGCTTTACGTGTCGGCGTGCTACCCGATAGCAGCTTGGTCGCCACGCGCGTTGGCATGATCAAACGCGTTCTATGTGCGAGCCCCGAATACCTGAAAGAGCATGGCAAACCAACGTCCCCGGAAGAACTCTCTTCACACCACTGTGTTGGATACGAAACCATCACGGCGGGAACAAATTGGGACTTTCACCACGAAGGACGCATGCAGACAGTCGCCATATCCCCAAGAATCATCGTCAATTCTATCGAGGGCGCAGTTGTTGCCGCGACCGCCGGCGTCGGCATCGCTCGCGTATTGTCGTACCAGATCGAGAAGCTGGTGGCGGCTGGAGCGTTGGTTCAACTGTTGGAGGCGCACGATCCGCCGGCCATGCCGGTAAGCCTGATCTATCCTGAGCAGCGTCAAGTTCCACTCAAGTTGCGAGCCTTTCTGGATTTCGCGATCCCTCGACTTCGAAGTCGTCTCAGTCACGCAACTTAG